A window from Sphingopyxis alaskensis RB2256 encodes these proteins:
- a CDS encoding BTAD domain-containing putative transcriptional regulator translates to MLGDFAVEPALLAPHGRKARALLARLALADGPLSRDRLSALLWSHRAEPQAHASLRQCLMELKAWTRASPPLLHADRDAIAIDHAHVADDVSLLLSACACDDADAVLRWLPADEVALLADLDGVDEAFDDWLAAERARNTEVVVREVLAMAERLLVAGDIDGSLRVADRMTRFDPCSEHAARLVMQARWQAGDDDGVRHAWHRLEDAVARGLDGRPSPETARLYHRLMDEPSCRSNEVALQTGKKPPPDRRTHRIATVAATVAAFGLMSADAPREGGGEPAMMTPTVRIEPVVSRNHGMIELGFADALAGDFVRLANASGGLVRILDGEAVGRGDFIVRVAINRDDGNLTSESRVVDARSGAILWSSRLSGSPRDLTRLREQTAVSVAAVIDCALRLNDGQAALAADADRRAQVFAICDAHDDQDGARAVALLERFAARWPGDRVALGQLALARAKLIFGEAETAEQERQRQLAIRAARRALANDPANVYAMVALSQAGRRERYMVDGLPMLKRALSVDPRFSTALMLQATGLFQAGYVAASVRPSIDAANADPTSIVRALAVVRRLAAAGRMKEAWDRLDAVAAVWPDHPDLVEHRYRLTLEQPDRVRAAALVASSGVDDRWRLDRLILQQVATGRQDSAALDAAAEIEYSRLPAAAYQLAALYTRIGDIRRALIWLDRAPVRQTSGQWSLLYWPSVAPLRREPRFFAKMAQLGLVDYWRRENRWPDFCREPGLRYDCRREADRLVAAGRAVNAGNAAFR, encoded by the coding sequence TTGCTGGGGGATTTTGCGGTTGAACCGGCGCTGCTCGCGCCGCATGGCCGCAAGGCCAGAGCGCTTCTGGCGCGACTCGCTCTGGCCGACGGCCCGCTTTCGCGCGACCGGCTCAGCGCGCTCCTGTGGAGCCATCGGGCCGAGCCCCAGGCGCACGCCAGTCTGCGGCAATGCCTGATGGAACTGAAAGCCTGGACGCGTGCCTCGCCGCCGCTGCTCCATGCCGACCGCGACGCGATCGCGATCGATCATGCGCATGTCGCTGACGATGTCTCCCTGCTGCTTTCGGCCTGTGCATGCGACGATGCCGACGCGGTGCTGCGCTGGCTGCCCGCTGACGAGGTTGCGCTGCTCGCCGATCTCGACGGGGTCGACGAAGCCTTTGACGACTGGCTGGCCGCCGAACGGGCGCGCAACACCGAGGTGGTCGTCCGCGAGGTGCTGGCCATGGCCGAACGACTGCTGGTCGCCGGCGATATCGACGGATCGCTGCGCGTTGCCGACCGGATGACCCGATTCGATCCGTGCAGCGAACATGCCGCTCGTCTGGTCATGCAGGCGCGCTGGCAGGCGGGGGACGATGATGGCGTGCGCCACGCATGGCACCGGCTCGAGGATGCGGTCGCGCGGGGGCTCGACGGGCGACCATCGCCGGAAACCGCCAGACTGTATCATCGGTTGATGGACGAACCTTCATGCCGGTCGAACGAGGTGGCGCTCCAGACGGGCAAAAAACCGCCGCCCGACCGGCGGACGCATCGCATTGCGACCGTTGCGGCAACCGTTGCGGCGTTCGGCCTGATGAGCGCTGATGCGCCGCGTGAGGGAGGCGGGGAGCCCGCGATGATGACGCCGACAGTACGGATCGAACCGGTCGTTTCGCGCAACCATGGCATGATTGAACTTGGTTTCGCCGATGCGCTTGCAGGCGATTTTGTCCGGCTGGCCAACGCGTCAGGCGGCCTCGTCCGCATTCTCGATGGAGAGGCCGTCGGCAGAGGCGACTTCATCGTTCGTGTCGCGATCAATCGCGATGACGGCAATTTGACAAGCGAATCGCGCGTCGTCGATGCGCGGAGCGGCGCGATTCTCTGGTCCAGTCGGCTTTCGGGGTCACCGCGCGACCTGACGCGCCTGCGCGAACAGACGGCGGTGTCGGTGGCTGCGGTGATTGATTGCGCGCTGCGTCTCAACGACGGACAGGCGGCGCTTGCCGCCGATGCCGACCGGCGCGCGCAAGTGTTCGCGATCTGCGACGCTCATGACGATCAAGACGGCGCACGCGCCGTCGCCCTGCTCGAACGGTTTGCAGCGCGTTGGCCCGGCGACAGGGTCGCCCTCGGCCAGCTAGCGCTGGCCCGCGCAAAGCTCATATTCGGCGAGGCCGAAACGGCCGAGCAGGAACGCCAGCGCCAGCTCGCGATTCGCGCCGCGCGCCGCGCGCTGGCGAACGACCCCGCCAATGTCTATGCAATGGTGGCGCTTTCGCAGGCCGGGCGACGCGAACGCTACATGGTCGACGGCCTTCCCATGCTGAAGCGCGCGTTGTCCGTCGATCCGCGATTTTCGACCGCATTGATGCTCCAGGCGACAGGACTGTTTCAGGCCGGCTATGTCGCGGCCAGCGTCCGGCCGTCGATTGACGCCGCCAACGCCGATCCCACCTCGATCGTCAGGGCGCTTGCGGTCGTTCGGCGGCTGGCCGCGGCGGGGCGGATGAAAGAAGCCTGGGACCGGCTCGACGCGGTCGCCGCCGTCTGGCCGGACCATCCCGATCTCGTCGAGCATCGCTATCGACTGACGCTCGAACAGCCTGATAGGGTCCGCGCCGCGGCGCTTGTCGCGTCGAGCGGCGTCGATGACCGATGGCGGCTCGATCGTCTCATCCTCCAACAGGTCGCAACCGGACGGCAGGACAGCGCCGCACTCGATGCCGCGGCCGAGATTGAATATTCGCGATTGCCGGCCGCCGCTTATCAACTCGCCGCGCTCTACACGCGGATCGGCGACATCCGGCGGGCGCTGATCTGGCTCGACCGGGCGCCGGTTCGCCAAACCAGCGGTCAATGGTCGTTACTCTATTGGCCATCGGTGGCGCCGCTCCGCCGCGAACCGCGCTTTTTCGCCAAGATGGCGCAGCTTGGGCTTGTCGATTATTGGCGGCGCGAGAATCGCTGGCCTGATTTCTGCCGCGAACCAGGGCTCCGCTACGATTGCCGACGCGAAGCTGACAGACTGGTTGCCGCCGGGCGCGCGGTCAATGCCGGAAATGCCGCATTCCGGTGA
- a CDS encoding UrcA family protein codes for MKIFVTLPILALVASPAAAEPIVATAPWSDSRSVIVSVADLNLKSNGGLDRLDRRLRSAARLVCDVRPDPEPLLRKSSAARCFKDALEDGREAGRQLVAARQVGTLAAAAATITIIRP; via the coding sequence ATGAAGATTTTCGTCACTCTGCCGATATTGGCACTGGTCGCATCGCCCGCCGCCGCCGAGCCGATCGTTGCGACGGCCCCGTGGAGCGACTCACGATCGGTGATCGTGTCAGTCGCCGACCTGAACCTCAAGTCGAATGGCGGCCTCGACCGCCTCGACCGCCGCCTCCGCTCTGCGGCGCGGCTGGTGTGCGACGTCAGACCCGACCCGGAGCCGTTGCTCCGCAAATCCTCGGCTGCGCGGTGCTTTAAGGATGCCTTGGAGGATGGACGTGAAGCAGGCCGCCAGCTGGTTGCCGCACGGCAGGTAGGAACGCTGGCGGCGGCAGCCGCAACGATCACCATCATCCGTCCCTGA